Below is a genomic region from Pseudochaenichthys georgianus chromosome 13, fPseGeo1.2, whole genome shotgun sequence.
TACAGGCACAGTCACAGGTACAGGCACAGGCACAGGTAAGTGTAGTTTACAGGAAAAGGTGGCTGGAAAGCAAACACAACAACAATTTAAAGTCTGGGAGGGGATGAGAGGAAAGGGCCCTGTGATATTCTGCAGGGCTGATGAGAGTGAGTGGCAACAGGTGAGGATGTGAAAGAAACCGTCTGAGGCCCTCTGCTGGATGGATGGAGTATGGCACTGAAGGCCCCTTGGGAAgacataacattacattacacgaCATACCGTTAGCTGAAGCTTTtaagcaacttacaataagtgcaaaaaCCATAAAGAATCAAACTCCGAACAACAAGGAACGTGCAGATATATTCACTTCAAGCAAGATCATACCATAGTAAGTCTGCAGTAGACTTTTATTGATAAAATAAATATGTAGAATGTCGTTCTCTTCTTGTTGCTATTGAGGACCAGCCTACTCTTGATCTTTCCGGAAGAAGTCTTCTATGACAGACTGTCTGATGTGGTTTGTTAGTGTGCAACGTGAAGTCAAATGTGTATCTAGTCGCTCTTCTCAGAAAGGTCCTTTCATAACCACACCTTCCTCTGCTACAGATACACTATTCTTACAGTGACAGGATCATTTAGTACGACAGTATATCTGCAACAAAACGCTACAAGCTCTGCCTTCTCATCAGTGGTGAGTTTTGATTCAAGTACAATTACAATTGTATAACAAAGCAAGAGTAGTGcttagaaacgtatttactgaATAGAGCTTTCATCATTTGGGTGATTCATTTTTCTCACAAATAAGCTAACTATGATGGTTAAAGGAATACaacaaacaaaaatgtaaaacacaatCTATTCATCAAATATATTGTATCAGAGATTACTCCTGGAGATCCAGAAAAACATATATTGGTATAATTTACCTAAAAACCAGTAAAAACAATATACTTTATTCATTAAGCGCTTTTTAgatcaaagacgctttacaaaataaaataaaagtgaaaataAAATCAAGCTCACAGAAACAATAACACAGGGACACAACATTAATAACACATTAAAAGTCAGTCTAAAAAGGTGAGTACCAAGATTGAATCATTGTTTGGGTTTATAAACAGAGTTTTACAGTTTTAACTCTCCATGTTTTACAGTTGGCTTCAGCCTGAGCCACCATGCTGGCAGCCATGACGCTGGCCTCTCTGAGCCTCTGGGTGTGGGCGTCTGACCTCTGCCCCCCTGTCTGCCAATGTCTCCACAACCTGACCACCATCATGTGTCAGGACAGAGGCCTGGACCAGATCCCTGAGCTGCCAGAGAGCGCAGAGAATCTGTACGTCTCCTACAACAACATACAGGAAATACCCAGACATGggctggaggagctgcaggtacGAAACACAGAGCCGCCTGAAAGTGTACTTTGTGGTTTTTGGTTTTGAAAATAACTTTCCCATGTCTTCATGTGTCTGTACACTGACAGTAGTGATAACCTTTCGCAAGACATGATGAATAACACCTTTATTGAAGAACCATACTGGTGGTTTAACATGAACAAGTATAGCTCATCAAGTAACTTAAGCAGACAATATTTCTGAACTTATTATTGGACGTACATTCACCAGATATTCATTCAACTGTAAGTTAATGTTTTCCATGCTTTCAAGAGATAGTcgaacattttaagaaattcatTTTCTTGCccctgttttttttaattaaaaagtattcatttatttaacggggacagtgtacattaatgaacatttctgtaaacgtgccagagttagccaagagttagatgaacatatatacatatacatatatactttCATACTGTTAATATGAAGCTACCAACAGAagagcttagcttagcttagcacaaagcctGGGAGCTAAGATATGTTTCATGGGGCTGTCCAACAGAAACAAAATCTGCTTATGGACACACTAAAAATGCACTTATTAACACGCAAAATCTACTTTATTACATTTGTAAAAACTCCAAAGTGTTAAATAAACCAACAGTTTGTTGCCTGAATATTTCTGGGATGGTACAGGTTGCCAGACAGCCAACAGAGACTACAGGAAGTGCTCCTGACATGAAATACTCTGGCTCATAACCCCCAGTAAGCCAGGAAATATTTTTATAAACAAAATATGCATGTACCTTTTCATTTTTCTATTGTGATGTATCTtcctatataaaaaaaatacaagttTATTTTATATGATAAATATATAAACATGTATTTtatatgaaacataaaaactcaCGAGTCTTCTCTTCTTCCTGGATATTATGTAGGTCCTGGATCTGACTAAGAATGAGATGAATGTATTCCTATTCCTAAACCCAGTTTGGCCCAACATGACCAAGCTCTCGAAGCTCTTCCTACCCAACAATAACCTGTGGTTTCTGAAATCGGATCAGTTCCTACATTGCCCCGTTCTTACCTTACTTGACCTGAGTTGGAACCAGATCGTACATATACCGACCGGATTCCTCCTTGGATTAGCTCAACTGGAGACGCTGGATGTGAAATTCAACCAGATTAAACTGTTACAGGTTGGGGCATTGGAAGGTGCCTTCAACCTAACTGACGTCAACCTAAGCCATAACAATTTATCCAACTTAGAGCAAGGTGTGTTCAAAAACTCTGCTGTGTTAGAAAAGCTTGATCTGTCCAGTAACAAAATCACAAGTATTGGTGAGGGCACCTTTAGAGGAGCGACAGGTCTCCAACACCTGGACCTGAGTGGCAACATCCTGGTCACTGTTCCAGCTGAGGCAATCAGGGATATAAGCGTGCTCAGGAATCTCAATCTACAGATGAACAGACTCACTAGCCTTCCAGAGGATTGCCTCTCTTCATTGGGCCGGTTGTTTCATCTAGACCTGAGCGACAACAAGCTGACCTCTCTGTCTGAGGGATCGCTGAAAGGCCTGACCAAGCTGAGTGAGCTGGACCTCAGTCGCAACCTCATAGATTCTCTGCCCTCAAAAGTCTTCAATGACCTGATAGGCCTTGAGATACTTGATTTATATGGTAACAGACTGACATCTCTTCCTCTTGACATATTCAGTAACCTGAAAAACCTCAAAGAACTGCAGCTGGAGAGCAATCAGATCTCTGCCATTCCAGTTGGGGTATTTGATTCGTTGTCCAGACTCAAAGAGTTACAGCTTTCAAAGAACTGCATCCTGGAGCTCCACCCTGCTCTGTTCAACGAGCTCAAATCACTGCAGAACCTGGACTTGGACAACAACGCTCTGAGGCACCTTCCCAAAGGCCTTTTCCACAAGACGAGGGTCGTCAAGGAGATACACCTCGATGACAACCACATCAGGTCCATACATCACTCAGTCTTCCACGGTTTAAGAAGACTACATTCACTGAAGCTCTCTCGCAACCGTCTCACCTCTCTACACCCAGACCAGTTCAGAGACCTTATCCGTTTAAAAGAGTTACATCTAGATGCCAACCACATTGGAGACTTTCCTACAAGCCTGTTCATGAATCTAACAAACCTCATAACTCTGAATCTGGA
It encodes:
- the LOC117457624 gene encoding insulin-like growth factor-binding protein complex acid labile subunit, encoding MLAAMTLASLSLWVWASDLCPPVCQCLHNLTTIMCQDRGLDQIPELPESAENLYVSYNNIQEIPRHGLEELQVLDLTKNEMNVFLFLNPVWPNMTKLSKLFLPNNNLWFLKSDQFLHCPVLTLLDLSWNQIVHIPTGFLLGLAQLETLDVKFNQIKLLQVGALEGAFNLTDVNLSHNNLSNLEQGVFKNSAVLEKLDLSSNKITSIGEGTFRGATGLQHLDLSGNILVTVPAEAIRDISVLRNLNLQMNRLTSLPEDCLSSLGRLFHLDLSDNKLTSLSEGSLKGLTKLSELDLSRNLIDSLPSKVFNDLIGLEILDLYGNRLTSLPLDIFSNLKNLKELQLESNQISAIPVGVFDSLSRLKELQLSKNCILELHPALFNELKSLQNLDLDNNALRHLPKGLFHKTRVVKEIHLDDNHIRSIHHSVFHGLRRLHSLKLSRNRLTSLHPDQFRDLIRLKELHLDANHIGDFPTSLFMNLTNLITLNLDNNSISELSPDDFVGLACLKELGLSFNQLHDIPYNTFYPLHLLRKLQLKNNSLERLHLQLFARLSKLTELNLDENKLDRLQPDVFQGLINLQRLSLKSNQLRAMENGTLGPLGNLSTVHLSSNLWNCTCAHVLYISCWVNMHSDKLGDQPRCFFSSSSSPLTIHTPLSQAAQSPQLLQDQCITRAASGSSRSFPLEMLKLITISVLALSTP